Genomic DNA from Mycteria americana isolate JAX WOST 10 ecotype Jacksonville Zoo and Gardens chromosome 25, USCA_MyAme_1.0, whole genome shotgun sequence:
TTGCCAGGGCtttgaaaagggagaaaactgtCGTCTTTTCTTCCGTGCCTGCCGACCTGGGACACTGCTGTGCCCCTTCTTACATCCTTGCAGGACAGTGTACAGGTATTTTGGGGGCAGTTGCAGACTTGTGTAGAGCCAGGGTAGCTTTCTGCCAGCTTGTGATAATCCTTTATCAATATTTCAAATATTGATAATCCTTTATCAATATTGCTATGAACTATACAGCTGTTCATGTCTCACTACACATGAATGCCGGAATTGTCTTGTTTAGCTGTCCTGTTTGTGTTCTTTTTGCAATTAAATTATCAATGacattccattttcttttgctcctaGATGAAGCTCCTGATTCTCGCTGTGTTTGCCCTGTTTTACGTGGCCCGCTGTGAGGAAGGTGCCAGGCTCCTGGCCTCCAAATCTCTATTAAACAGATATGCAGTGGAGGGCAAGGACTTGACTTTGCAGTACAACATCTACAACGTTGGCTCCAGGTAAGCCGTGTCCAGGCTTCTAACACTGACCAGGACCGAACGTTACGTGTGTGTGTCTGCAGGGTATGAGACTATTTCTAGGCTCCGTGACGTGCTGTTACCTTTGCTCCCCCCACCTCTGAGCTTACCCCCAGTGCTTGAAGGTTCAACCCTgccatttgcctttttcttcctgttccgtTGTCCctgcttttgctgtttcctgcttttccctcctggCTGCTCTCGCTGTTGGTCCAGCATGGTGTAGTTACTTTTGTGTCTTGTGACGCTCTGCTCCCCATGCACGCAGCCTCCCTTTCTTGGCTTTGTGAGCTCTTTTTCACATCTGGTTTCCTGcattttttgcagtttctctcaCCTTTGCCTTCCTCTTTCTGCACTCTCCCTGTAATACACTCTGACTCTCCTCCCCATCTTCTCTTGGTGCCTTTTTATGTTTCAAAAATCCATTCTTCCAGCTGCTGAATTGTCGGTATGGAACTGTCATCCCTCTTTGGTGCAGTCCCCAGCAAGTAGAATGCCAAGTCTAAGATTCTCTTCTCATCCCTTTCTTTGTTGCATTTAGTGCTGCTTTAGATGTGGAGCTGTCGGATGATTCTTTCCCCCCAGAAGATTTTGGCATTGTCTCTGGGATGCTCAACGTCAAGTGGGACAGGATCGCTCCGtatcttttcatgttttgaaattttctcCCAACCTTCCTTCTTAGCCCTAAGCATCCAGTAGCTCTCCTGTCTTCATTCGTTGTCACTGAAATTCCAGCGTGCCAGACCCTGGGCGAGGTATTGAATGCAAACCTCTGTTCTCCTTGAAGGTGCTGTGTAAAATAAAGTTCCCTGCAAAGAGGGCCAGGTCCCTGTGCAATTCATCTgcctgggaaggaggagcagcTGGGTCAGCCTGGGATGGGTCTGGATGTCTGTAACCACAGAGGACTTGGATCTGTCATCAGGAGTGACTTTTCCACCTGGTTCGAGGCTGCTCTTTACCCATCATCTCCTCACTTTCCTTGCTTTGATGAAATGCAACTATTTTCCTTAACTTTTGGCTCTCAGAGCGAGTAATGTGTCCCACACTGTGGTTCTGCGGCCTCTCAAAGCTGGTTACTTCAACTTCACCTCTGCTACCATCACGTACCTGGCACAGGAGGGCGGACAGGTTGTGGTGAGTTGACTATTTATAGGATCCTTGCCCAAATCGGGCAGCAGATACACCTGGCTGTGCTCTTCGAGCTGTTTGTTAGGGGATGGTGGGTGTCCCTGCGCTCTTACACTGCACAGGCTCTGTTGCAAGAAGGAAAGGTGGCAAatactatctttttttccccctgcctttttCAGGTTGGTTTCACTAGTGCTCCTGGGCAGGGAGGAATCTTGGCGCAGCGTGAGTTTGACAGGAGGTTCTCCCCTCACTTTGTAAGTACCTTTAAGTTGGTAATTGGAATTACACTGCAGCAACTGGGCAGCCCAGCGCGGTGGCTTTTTGCCAGTTTGTGGTGCATTTGGTTTGCACTACGGTCACCTGGAGAACTCCAGCATGAATTGGAATTAATCTGTACCAGTTATCCCGAAGAGTATCACAGAAAAAGTAAAGAGTTGTCATCCCAGCTACCTCTGTGAAGGAGCTGGTGCTGTGGGATTTTGAGCCAGAAGCTTTGAGAGTAGATGATCTGATGGCTATAAGACTCATCCgtacgtgattttttttttttttaatttctttctaacaATTTCTCCTTTTAGCTGGACTGGGCAGCTTTTGGTGTGATGACCCTGCCCTCCATCGGGATCCCGCTGCTGCTGTGGTACTCGAGCAAGAGAAAGTATGACACCCCCAAGACCAAAAAGAACTGAGCAAAGCCAAATGCCACCAGCACCCTAGAGCTCAAGAAGGAACAAACATTAACCCACCCAGAACAGCAGGCGTGTTGGGATCAGCAACAGTCACCCCTGGGCTACGCTTCAGCCCTGTCGGCAAGAGGGGATCAATCGCTTGGTgccttctgcattttaaaaaagaaacgagcaaacaaaaaaacccaatcccaaCCGAAAATCCTAAACCTCCTTGTCTGCATAGTCGGAGCAGAGACCCCTCGCTCCGTTGCAGACTTAGTGCCAGTGCGTCTGTGATGTGAACGTGTTGACACCCGGAGGAGCTTGTTTGAGGCAGGGGGTGCAGCTCCGCGGCCTTTCTGCCACGTGCGCTGCCTTCCAGACCCCATTCAGCCAGACGGCTCTTTGCCTGCTGCCGTCTTCTCAAACGTATTAAATCTCAGGGTACCCCTCCAAGTGCTGCCCACCTTGCTGAAACATCTGGGGGAAGGAGCTCTACCCGGTGACAAAACCAGCCCTCCTTTGGCTAGAGCTTCttagagctgctgctttgctagGTGGGGCACGGGAGGTCCCCGTCGATGCTTGTTCTCTAGGAAGCCCCATGGTATTTTGGTGAGCAGTTAAttgctgtgtttctgttctttctcgTTGCTCTGTTCAGGGTTGAGGTGTGTTGAGGTACTGAGGATTTTGTAATAAAACGAACACCCTGAAAAGAAGCCTGCCTTTCTTTTACCAGGAAGTCCTGGAGGCACCTCCCTGCCTTCAGAAGCAGCTAATGGGCACACAATCAGTAAAATAAATCACTACGTTATCaataaaataaagggaagagggaaagaagggcCCAGGAGGCCTGGTAGCTTGCACCAGCTTTCCTCACAGCTCCAAGCCCTAGTATAAGATTTCTCTTCACAGCCACAAATGAACGCTGCTGTGGCTGCGTTGGGCAGTGATTTGTGCTTTTCCTAGGGGGGAGGTGGTGAGAGGTGGTTGATCTCTGCCCCGAGCTTTGGGCAGGGAGGCAGTGGCCGTCCACGGGCTGTGGCTCTGCCGTGCTCCTGTGGCACTGTGTGACCTGCTCTGGCCGGTTGTCGGACCCTACTCAACGGCCAAGAAATCCTGGGCTGTACTGGAGTGAACTCTGTTACTCCTTGGCTGTGCTTTTGTTACCAGAACAATGTTTCCAAGCTGGGATTCCTCACCccaacctctgctgctgctggctgcaccctCTTTCACCTGGCGAGGGTTCCCAGGGCACTCCAGAGTGCAGCAGGGAACTGCCCGGGCATTGGCAAAGCTCAGTGAAGGCCCAAGGAAATTCTGGAGGGCGGCTGGGCCCTGCAAAAGCCCGGTGAAGGCCCCAGTGAAACCAGAGGGAAGCTTTGTGCCCTGGTGGGGCCCTGCTGTTTTCTGCGGTATCCCAGAGGCTTCGCCAGGTTTTTCTGATGCC
This window encodes:
- the SSR2 gene encoding translocon-associated protein subunit beta, coding for MKLLILAVFALFYVARCEEGARLLASKSLLNRYAVEGKDLTLQYNIYNVGSSAALDVELSDDSFPPEDFGIVSGMLNVKWDRIAPASNVSHTVVLRPLKAGYFNFTSATITYLAQEGGQVVVGFTSAPGQGGILAQREFDRRFSPHFLDWAAFGVMTLPSIGIPLLLWYSSKRKYDTPKTKKN